In Solanum lycopersicum chromosome 5, SLM_r2.1, the following are encoded in one genomic region:
- the LOC101244872 gene encoding uncharacterized protein isoform X1: MGKKHLSSIANDVIHSCAMRLGTSADELVHEFEDGWDPKMGCYSTKLVEFCCSKALTDVCSKLEEALVDGSFSRITFDMMLAWQMPSSDDEERHSECVAKEKEDRKVTCKLPREQDDISLFYSDVMPLLVDNEPGVGEDAFLWMGTLVHLVADIVNGRFTFETLTASTENRLHYPAYDMFLKEIEKCVKHLQTQMTPTGMEMADDEFILHVEGTASSQRVVRHIGGTSWPGRLTLTNYALYFEASGVLSYKEAIKLDLSKDCEQSVTTAATGPWGAPLFDKALVYESSELQEGIVIEFPEITSSTRRDHWLSLVKEIMLLHRFLRKFKIDSPLESWEMHARTILGIIRLHAAREMLRISPPGPKNFLIFDLLDELPKGDYVLKELAESLKKVDTRHPCSASSILRSLNVSQMFVPSVELKEIQKDINDVPTSPVQVDHVSSLGSAIDQSREEAKEIQKAKATVEDLKDEGIGNSVQVLMGLLKPLKKLVPYVEEAFTWERPLSSTILVVTTMVVIYNEWVGKAIAALLLGIVATMIWARRRRIPDKVDRIVIYTGSDQTTMESIVSAQLGLRSVYDLIKTMNVTILKIWSVLVSKAPKHADMVMVALVVAAVILAVVPFKFILMALTSYGFLAASNIGKNKQNEKGNRRLQEWWDSIPVVPVDIVDEIEPNT, encoded by the exons atgGGAAAGAAGCATCTATCTTCCATTGCCAACGATGTTATTCATTCATGTGCTAT GAGGTTGGGCACCTCTGCAGATGAATTAGTGCATGAATTTGAGGATGGATGGGATCCTAAAATGGGGTGTTATTCAACGAAGTTGGTCGAATTTTGCTGCTCTAAGGCCCTCACTGATGTATGCAGCAAGTTGGAAGAGGCGTTAGTCGACGGTTCGTTTAGTCGGATCACGTTCGACATGATGCTAGCATGGCAAATGCCAAGTTCAGATGATGAAGAGAGGCATTCA GAGTGCGtggcaaaagaaaaagaagataggAAAGTAACTTGTAAGTTGCCTCGAGAACAAGATGACATTTCGTTGTTCTACTCAGATGTCATGCCGCTCCTA GTTGATAATGAACCAGGTGTTGGAGAGGATGCGTTCTTATGGATGGGGACGCTTGTACATTTAGTAGCTGATATTGTTAATGGACGATTTACTTTCGAGACGCTGACAGCATCTACGGAAAATCGACTTCATTATCCCGCTTATGACATGTTTCTGAAAGAGATTGAAAA ATGTGTGAAGCATTTGCAAACACAAATGACACCAACAGGCATGGAAATGGCGGACGATGAGTTCATACTACATGTGGAAGGAACTGCAAGTTCACAAAGAGTAGTGCGCCACATCGGAGGTACAAGTTGGCCTG GTAGGCTGACGCTAACGAACTATGCCCTTTACTTTGAGGCATCTGGTGTTCTCTCTTATAAAGAGGCTATTAAGCTTGATCTTTCAAAAGACTGCGAACAAAGTGTCACGACAGCTGCCACGGGTCCATGGGGTGCTCCTCTCTTTGACAAAGCCTTAGTTTATGAATCATCTGAATT GCAAGAAGGGATTGTCATTGAATTTCCAGAAATAACAAGCTCAACAAGACGGGACCACTGGCTTTCTCTTGTGAAGGAAATTATGCTATTGCATAGGTTTTTACGGAAGTTCAAAATAGATTCACCATTGGAGTCGTGGGAAATGCACGCAAGGACAATACTAGGAATCATTAGGCTACATGCAGCTAGAGAAATGCTTAGGATATCACCTCCAGGCCCCAAGAACTTCCTAATTTTCGACTTGCTTGATGAATTGCCAAAGGGAGATTACGTGCTTAAAGAGCTTGCCGAGAGTTTAAAAAAAGTTGACACTAGACACCCGTGTAGTGCTAGCTCGATCTTGAGAAGCCTGAATGTCTCCCAAATGTTTGTTCCGAGTGTAGAGTTAAAAGAAATCCAAAAAGATATCAATGACGTCCCTACTTCGCCAGTACAAGTCGACCATGTTTCGTCATTGGGGAGTGCTATTGATCAGTCGAGGGAGGAAGCTAAAGAAATTCAAAAGGCTAAAGCTACGGTCGAGGATCTGAAAGACGAAGGAATTGGCAATAGTGTGCAGGTTCTTATG GGTCTGCTTAAACCATTGAAGAAGTTAGTTCCATATGTTGAAGAGGCGTTTACATGGGAAAGGCCGTTATCCAGTACGATTCTTGTGGTGACGACGATGGTTGTAATTTACAA CGAGTGGGTTGGCAAGGCAATAGCAGCTCTCTTATTGGGAATTGTCGCTACGATGATATGGGCTAGACGAAGGAGAATACCAGATAAGGTTGACAGGATAGTCATCTACACTGGATCCGATCAGACAACAATGGAAAGTATAGTGTCGGCACAGCTGGGGCTGAGAAGCGTCTACGACTTGATCAAAACGATGAATGTAACTATACTGAAAATTTGGTCAGTATTGGTTTCGAAAGCTCCAAAG CATGCAGATATGGTAATGGTAGCATTGGTCGTTGCTGCTGTGATTTTAGCCGTGGTTCCTTTTAAGTTCATTCTCATGGCGTTGACGTCGTATGGGTTTCTGGCAGCATCAAATATAGGGAAAAACAAGCAAAATGAGAAAGGGAATAGGAGATTACAGGAGTGGTGGGACTCTATACCCGTTGTTCCTGTAGATATTGTAGACGAAATCGAGCCCAACACGTAA
- the LOC101244872 gene encoding uncharacterized protein isoform X2 translates to MGKKHLSSIANDVIHSCAMRLGTSADELVHEFEDGWDPKMGCYSTKLVEFCCSKALTDVCSKLEEALVDGSFSRITFDMMLAWQMPSSDDEERHSECVAKEKEDRKVTCKLPREQDDISLFYSDVMPLLVDNEPGVGEDAFLWMGTLVHLVADIVNGRFTFETLTASTENRLHYPAYDMFLKEIEKCVKHLQTQMTPTGMEMADDEFILHVEGTASSQRVVRHIGGRLTLTNYALYFEASGVLSYKEAIKLDLSKDCEQSVTTAATGPWGAPLFDKALVYESSELQEGIVIEFPEITSSTRRDHWLSLVKEIMLLHRFLRKFKIDSPLESWEMHARTILGIIRLHAAREMLRISPPGPKNFLIFDLLDELPKGDYVLKELAESLKKVDTRHPCSASSILRSLNVSQMFVPSVELKEIQKDINDVPTSPVQVDHVSSLGSAIDQSREEAKEIQKAKATVEDLKDEGIGNSVQVLMGLLKPLKKLVPYVEEAFTWERPLSSTILVVTTMVVIYNEWVGKAIAALLLGIVATMIWARRRRIPDKVDRIVIYTGSDQTTMESIVSAQLGLRSVYDLIKTMNVTILKIWSVLVSKAPKHADMVMVALVVAAVILAVVPFKFILMALTSYGFLAASNIGKNKQNEKGNRRLQEWWDSIPVVPVDIVDEIEPNT, encoded by the exons atgGGAAAGAAGCATCTATCTTCCATTGCCAACGATGTTATTCATTCATGTGCTAT GAGGTTGGGCACCTCTGCAGATGAATTAGTGCATGAATTTGAGGATGGATGGGATCCTAAAATGGGGTGTTATTCAACGAAGTTGGTCGAATTTTGCTGCTCTAAGGCCCTCACTGATGTATGCAGCAAGTTGGAAGAGGCGTTAGTCGACGGTTCGTTTAGTCGGATCACGTTCGACATGATGCTAGCATGGCAAATGCCAAGTTCAGATGATGAAGAGAGGCATTCA GAGTGCGtggcaaaagaaaaagaagataggAAAGTAACTTGTAAGTTGCCTCGAGAACAAGATGACATTTCGTTGTTCTACTCAGATGTCATGCCGCTCCTA GTTGATAATGAACCAGGTGTTGGAGAGGATGCGTTCTTATGGATGGGGACGCTTGTACATTTAGTAGCTGATATTGTTAATGGACGATTTACTTTCGAGACGCTGACAGCATCTACGGAAAATCGACTTCATTATCCCGCTTATGACATGTTTCTGAAAGAGATTGAAAA ATGTGTGAAGCATTTGCAAACACAAATGACACCAACAGGCATGGAAATGGCGGACGATGAGTTCATACTACATGTGGAAGGAACTGCAAGTTCACAAAGAGTAGTGCGCCACATCGGAG GTAGGCTGACGCTAACGAACTATGCCCTTTACTTTGAGGCATCTGGTGTTCTCTCTTATAAAGAGGCTATTAAGCTTGATCTTTCAAAAGACTGCGAACAAAGTGTCACGACAGCTGCCACGGGTCCATGGGGTGCTCCTCTCTTTGACAAAGCCTTAGTTTATGAATCATCTGAATT GCAAGAAGGGATTGTCATTGAATTTCCAGAAATAACAAGCTCAACAAGACGGGACCACTGGCTTTCTCTTGTGAAGGAAATTATGCTATTGCATAGGTTTTTACGGAAGTTCAAAATAGATTCACCATTGGAGTCGTGGGAAATGCACGCAAGGACAATACTAGGAATCATTAGGCTACATGCAGCTAGAGAAATGCTTAGGATATCACCTCCAGGCCCCAAGAACTTCCTAATTTTCGACTTGCTTGATGAATTGCCAAAGGGAGATTACGTGCTTAAAGAGCTTGCCGAGAGTTTAAAAAAAGTTGACACTAGACACCCGTGTAGTGCTAGCTCGATCTTGAGAAGCCTGAATGTCTCCCAAATGTTTGTTCCGAGTGTAGAGTTAAAAGAAATCCAAAAAGATATCAATGACGTCCCTACTTCGCCAGTACAAGTCGACCATGTTTCGTCATTGGGGAGTGCTATTGATCAGTCGAGGGAGGAAGCTAAAGAAATTCAAAAGGCTAAAGCTACGGTCGAGGATCTGAAAGACGAAGGAATTGGCAATAGTGTGCAGGTTCTTATG GGTCTGCTTAAACCATTGAAGAAGTTAGTTCCATATGTTGAAGAGGCGTTTACATGGGAAAGGCCGTTATCCAGTACGATTCTTGTGGTGACGACGATGGTTGTAATTTACAA CGAGTGGGTTGGCAAGGCAATAGCAGCTCTCTTATTGGGAATTGTCGCTACGATGATATGGGCTAGACGAAGGAGAATACCAGATAAGGTTGACAGGATAGTCATCTACACTGGATCCGATCAGACAACAATGGAAAGTATAGTGTCGGCACAGCTGGGGCTGAGAAGCGTCTACGACTTGATCAAAACGATGAATGTAACTATACTGAAAATTTGGTCAGTATTGGTTTCGAAAGCTCCAAAG CATGCAGATATGGTAATGGTAGCATTGGTCGTTGCTGCTGTGATTTTAGCCGTGGTTCCTTTTAAGTTCATTCTCATGGCGTTGACGTCGTATGGGTTTCTGGCAGCATCAAATATAGGGAAAAACAAGCAAAATGAGAAAGGGAATAGGAGATTACAGGAGTGGTGGGACTCTATACCCGTTGTTCCTGTAGATATTGTAGACGAAATCGAGCCCAACACGTAA